Part of the Osmerus eperlanus chromosome 22, fOsmEpe2.1, whole genome shotgun sequence genome, GGAATCCCTGTGTTCGGCAGCTAAAACACTGGCATGCAACTAGCCGCTTTGAAAGCGTTGCTACTCACGTAGATGAGGCCAGAGAAGTACCTCTCCCTGATGTTGTGCAGCACGGACGCCTCGTTCAGGCAGGTGAGCTCGGCCATGTCCTCCACCTTGCTGAACTTGGGCGGGTTCATCTTCTGGATGTCATCCTTGTTCACCGTCACCTTCTTCCCGTTGTCAGCCAGCTCCACCAGGACCTCGTCCCCATGCTCCTCCTTGACGCTGGCCGCCTCGAAGCCTTGCTTCTCAGAGGGGATCCACACCAGCTTCTTGGCCGACCAGTCAGCCTGGGCCATTGGACTGTTGATGAAGTCCTTGTCCAGGAAGAGGAACTTCTCGTCCTCGCTCAGGGCCTTCTTTGTCATCCTGGCAGGTCGGTTGGGCCAGCTGTGATGGAAAGAAAGAATAGAAGGAaggatgagtgagtgagtgagcgtgcCGATGAAAGGGTGAACAGATAAATGGTGGAAGGATCGATGGATGGATTTGATGAAGTATGGGAAGGAGTGGCGGTAGAAGAGAAGTAAGGTGGTTAGGAAAGAAGGTGTCCCGGATtgacaaggagaaaggagggaaagaaggaggatatgaaggaatgaaggaaggagggaatcaAGAGAAGAAAGAATGTTGAACAGCTGAATGACTAGGCTTCATATCGTGGTAAAGCAGTTTATCCTACTGGTTCTTTGAGGGATAAGCAATGCAAGCAATAGATTTCATGGGTCAAGCTGTCATGAGTCATAAGTGATAATTAATCTCTTCGTAAGAGAAAAGTTGAAGGCTGATTTCATGCTGTCATAAATCTCCCTCTACATACTTGATAAAGCAGTTTGGAGTTCTGAATGTTAGTCATAGCTAGCTAATGCTAGCCATATCTTACACGATCTTACATCATACTCTCATAAATAGAGTCTCCTGCCAAGACTGTACATTTTAAGGGAGAGTTTCGTCAAGGGTTAAACTTCCTCATCCATTCGAAACTTCCAGTCCCGTCATTCTCAcagacccccctctctctcgccctcttctACACTTTCACACACGCCACAAGGGAGACACAAACATTACAGGCCCCTAATTTAGATATGAAGATTGAGTCTGGGAAATGGACTCTTAGCTTAGCACGATTAAGACCTATCGATTTCTGCCACATCAAATACCCAGCAGAGCCTTCGCCGTTAATGAAAGTTTACCCATACTCAGTCAAAAAATAATTGCTTCAAGTAACAACAATGTCCAttttttcccccttcctcccactctctttcatgctcccccctctctctctctctgctaagcTACATGGCCCTGTGTTGCGATGACCATATATGGGCACCTTCTTTGGAGCAGGCTTCTTTTCGACGGACCTAAACAGCCAGGCAAGTGAACTCCCAAACAAAGCCCTTATAGGGAATAGTATGTCTCCTACCGGACTCGCGGTTTACTCCAAAATGATAACACGGAAgagctgcagggggagggggggcggttgTGTGCTTTGTGTTGTGGACTTCAATGTTCATGCTTCATATGGTCCCCGCTGCTACGACACTTGTAGGGTGGTGGGCTGCGGCACGGCCCAACACCTGGTGTGCGGTGTCCCTGCGCTCCAGTGTATCACAAGGAAGCTGCTTTAGTACCGAGCAATACCTTCCGAAACAGGTGCGCGTACTGTGGGGTAACGCAGCTTCTTTTATTTCCAGTTGAGCACACATAGAGCCATCACGCTGTTTTACACAATACAGTACGCAAAGTGGAATGTACTGAGTGGATTAGACACGGAAACATTATATAGTTTGTTTTCCTATAGAAAACATGACTTTCTGGTGCAGTGTCTACACACTAAGCATTCCTTGGGTGCATATGAGCAAAACTCTCAGACTCAATTGAATGACCTCAGAATCGTTAAAGATAAACGCTGACCTTTGATGGTTAAGACTGATCGTTGCAATCCTGAACCCAGACCAGGAGCCACACTTGAGTCCATAGACACAGAATCCATAAttccatgcacccacacacacactcacacacacacacttatacacacacaaccaatctCAGTACAGTCAGACAGTCCTAAGAGAGGTATGCACTTTGCGGAGTGGGAACTGTGCAAACCAGCCTCTATTCCCCATGGGAAATATTAGCATTGTGCTCCCCTGAGACCAGCAGCGAAAGCCAAATAGCCATACCCTTAAACCCATTGGACGGAAGGAGGCATACACATCCACTGGTCCAAAGTCAGACACTCTGCTTAGAAGACGGATGCTGTCTGTTCGTAACTTACATTGGATGCCGAATTCAGCAATGGACGAAGCTTGTGTAAAGGTCAAGAGACTAGGACTGCAGTTCTGTGTTGTGTATACAGACGAGCCAGATGGAACAGCTGATTCTTTGATGATCACCTATTTCCTGGACATAATTGAAGTTTTCCTgaagacccccctcctcccttgcaAAAGCATGTGCAGCTCCCTTTAAGTCCACACTCCCTTTAACTTGGctgccccctctgcccccttttaccactctccctccctcccctcaccctctctctctatccctcgctccctttctccccccccccccccctctcaatctctgtttctgtctgtctgatgtccTTTCCCCCCccactcttttctctctctttctcctggctGTGTCAACGCGTGCTCAGCTTTTGTTTTTGCCCAGGGAACACTGATGACAGCTGTCTGACacattggggggtggggggagtttgACAGTTGGCTGTCTGAGCGGGTAGCACTTGTCGAGCTGGGTGATAAGGGTCCCCAGAAGATTGTTTGTAAACACTGGGAGGACCAAAcagcagggagagacggggaggtGGGATGGTCGAGGAGGTGAAAATCACAGTCAAATGTCGTGTCTCTAAGCACAAAATGCtggagaggacggggggggggggggctgtcacctcatgccaaagaaaaaacacGACCAGCAGAGCAATGTCTTTGATGGATATTGATGCAGGTTAGCCTATCAGCATCTACTCCTGAAGGATGATCTAATCGACCTGGCTGACGCTATCTTCTCTGTTATTGACAAAAACAGTTGCCAAACACTCCTGATCTGAATCTGTGACCAATCGACAAACCCTGAATAGAATGGGGAAATGTGAGATTTTAGTTAAAGAGGGTAACTTCCTGTAGCCTCTGAACACTCTATCCCTATCCCCAGACCTTCTAAGATGTATTCAAACCATAGATATATCATATAACTTATATTACCCTGATCAATTAGATCCTGACATTAGACGCCCCCACTCCACAAATGCATTGTATTCCGACTGTGAACAGTTATTTGTATAGTTATATAGTTCATCAGCTTATTTGTCAGTATTGTTGTTGTATTGTCAATAATGCCACTTTAACTTATTAAATACAAAGCGAACAAACTTTTTGATATTATCGGATAAGCAGAAGTCTAAAAACTGAGTATAAATGGGCCTGTTACCCAGGAGACTGTGTGACCTTTCTATTTTCTCTATTTTCAGAGGACATGAGTTGATCCTTGGGCCTGTGAAAGGTTCTACTTTCTGTCCCATGGCCACATCACAACTCCATTCCCTGTAGTCTTCTAACCCCTGAACTCTGTATCCTTATGCCTTGATGATTCAAATGAATAATAGTCAGCAGAGGAAGATAAGCGTTACGCCTTATGGCAATAGTCCACTTACTGATGATAAACACTAACAAACCCTTGGCTCAGTCAGAGCACCTTTAAGTCCATTTATGTTGTCATTTGAGACTGATTACAGTATTGCCAGTATTTGTGTAGCACCTAATAAGGCATTGATTTGTCCTCACGACCACCATGCAAAGCATTCCAACACTCGGATATGAGGTACAAACAAGCTGAATATCATTTTGCTCATTCTGACTTTTCATAGGGAAAGCATCCCTGCACAACTGAAAAGAGACAGAgctagagatacagagagagtgagagagggagagagggagagagaggaagaggaagagagagagactgagagagagcaagaagagagagagagagagacagagagagagacagagacacagagagagagagagagagagagagagagagagagcaagaagagagagagagagagagagagagagagagagagagagagagagagagagagagagagagagagagagagagagagagagagagagagagcgagagagagagagagacagagagagagacagagacacagagagagagagagagagagagagagagagagagagagagagagagagagagagagagagaagagaagagaagagaagagaagagaagagaagagagagagacagagaggagagagagagagagagagagagagaggagagagagagagagagagagagagagagagaggagatgagagagagagagagagagagagagagacattgtgtTAAAATCATTTAAATCCAATTAAGCGCCTGGCTGGACAGGTCCAAAGATAGACAACACTGTGATGAAAACACTTTCTTAGCCTGTTGCTATGTTTTGAGTGCAGAGTGCATTGTGGTGGTCCCCAATAAGTTAAAATGTAATGATTGTATGCATAATCTAGAGTCCCTCCTACAGATTTGACTTGGAACCATGTTTTAACCATGTTGGGGCTGGGCCCTGCTGAAGGGTGGACCTGCTACAATCCTTCTCAACGTTGCTTCCAACTAGGGAGTGTTCCCCCTGCTACAGTGCTTCAAATTGTTCTAATAAGGTTAGGTAATGAGACACACTTTGTCATTACACAACATTTGACTATTAATTTGACTGACTTCAAGCAAATTCGAATCCAAATGTCATTTTCTGCTGGTTGACCTTTGACCATGCTTTCCAATCCTGCCTCAAAGCAGTGCTTAAATTCgctgaaaaataaatataaagtgGATGAAGAGTGATTTTACCGATGCTGCAGGCAGTAAAGAATGTAATATAGAGTTCACCTCAGAGCACTAAAGACAAGATCGAGAGAAATGAATCTCTCCTGTACCACAGTCAACCATCAATGAGAAACAAAACAGAGACTAGTAGCCTTCCAACCTAATTCCTTTCCTCAATGTTCTCTACAGATTGTGAAAATAAAAGTATCAGTCTTATCAATTATCACTGCTTGTaagaaaatatgttttactCCAGCTCCACTGGTATTAACCTTAGTACAGGTATGACTTGATTTCTAACTGCATTTTTTGTGGTGCCCTACGTCAATGCAAGCTGACAGGATTTGGTTCTCACAGTCTATAACTCAGCCACACCAGCTACACAGGCTTTTTATACATCCATATTAGGAGAACAGGAAACATCGTGGTAAGTCGTGATGgaagtctgtttttttttttttttttttcagatacTGAAACAGCAACTTCCTCCTAGTTTTCTAAAGTTTTTATGGTCACTGATCAAATGTGGAACCGAATTATCATATAACTTGCCTTTCAATATTAAAACCTATGCTCGAAGTCCAATTTAGTATTCGAAAGGAAACGCTTTTGTTACCAGAACTTTTAATGCAAGGAAACGTCATGTCATCAATATCATGAATGCTACACCACAGATGTGTCAGTGCTTTCTGCAGTAAAATAAGTTCCTTATATTTGAACTATTGCAATGCCGCCCACTACGTTTACAACGTACAAACGCACAAATGTCAGAACAAGTAGTGTCTGCTGTAAATACATAATGGATTTCATTGAAGAAATATCGATATGAGTGACAGTTTCATATGCATCAATGTCAGTCACTGCGTGTTACAAGAGATGCGCACGAACAAGTGCACATCCATTTGTGAGTGAAAACGAAGTGTGTAACATAAAAATACTTACTTAAAGTTtgatgatgaggaggggatTTGGAATTTGGAAAGTTGGGGTTTGGAGCGTCCTGTGATTGACGGAGTACTCCAAAGAAGAACAGTCCAAATGACCCCGGTATAGTACCCAGCATTAACATTTAAACTACGCCGGCGTGCGCGAGGGCGGAGCCGCGCGGTCGGTCCCTCCTCTCACTTGCACGCACTGTTGTCAGCATCCTCTTCAAGAGAAGTAGCCTAGAACATGCGCGCTTGATTATCTTCAAAGAAGAACCGAGGCTGCTGGAGTGAAACATCACATTAATTGTTGAACACCCAAAACGTTCAGATAATTTACTAGGTTGGATGACAAATGTGAAATTGTGGAGATAGTAGGttataaaaacacattttgaatacacttttgtaaaaaaaaatcaggctaaaatctattctagaCAGCTGTTTCAGTTGTATTGCTTTAACTGGAGAGTGATTTGTTAAGGCTTGTTCTCTTGAGTCACATTGCATTAAGAAAATACAGTAGGCTCTTTAGGGGGTGACCTGATGGTCACACCAAAGTAAGGCTATTGCAGTTCTGACAGTTGTACTGGTCTGTGCTAGAGGCTGTATTGAAATAATTGCATTTTGAGGCCACAGTAGAATGTGTCCGCATGTTAAAGTCCCAGAGTTCCTGTGTCCATCATCTCACTCCCCCATAAGGCTGACCAGCTGTTCCCAGAAGAGGATTCCCCTAGCTGCCctaagatagagacagagaaggaatgaggtgtgtgtcgaaggtgtgtgtgtgtgtgtgtgtggggggggggggggtcttctcTCGATAtacaaggggtgtgtgtgtgtttggtgggggGAAGTGAGGGGTAAATGTCCCACACGtatccctagtgtttcccttaTCCTTAGCCCTATCAcattccaccccctcccctccctcccttgcctgCATCCCTAGTACTGTCTCCAGACTTCTGTCCGATGGAACCTCCTATATAAGGACAGTCTTCTGTTTGGCCCAATAAATCAAGCGCAGTGATAGGCGCGTAGTTTGGGCCAAAGAGGCACATTGCTGGTATGTGTGAAACACCGATGACAGCCCCCCCAGGTTTAAGATGTAAGGCCTTTGCTCGTGAAGATTGCTTGGCTGGAGCTCTCTGGCGAATATCAACATGCGGTGCTGAGAAGGTGTGAAGTTAAGAAGAGGAGACCAGAGTAAAGACCATTATGTGAGATGGGGTCgagacaaaaggagagaagagaaagatgaagctgaatgggacagagagagacagagtgggaaaCAGaccgacagaaagagagggagggagagagagagagagagagagagagagagagagagagagagagagagagagagagagagagagagagagagagagagagagagcgagagagagtgacagagagagagagagagagagagagagagagagagagagagagagagagagagagagagagagagagagtgacagagagagagagagagagagagagagagagagagagagagagagagagagagagagagagagagaggcagtgtagTGTGTGCCATAAAAGGACAGTGAGGTCTGCATGGAATCTCGGCAGCTTTCTGTGTTTGAAATTGTagcacagccagccagcctgcgcCCCAGTGACTAAATATGGTCCAGTAGCAATGGCACTGCTCAAACAAATAGTGTCGCTTCTATGGGAAGAACTCCACATTGTTTACATGCAACAACCTTGACGACGCCAATACTGTATGTTGTCAATAGACTACAGATGTACAGATGTACAGAACAATAGTTACAGTCCATCCCAGAAACCAGACGCCTTGATATAAGTTATACTTTTGCCTTGCCATTCAATGATTTTACATGATCTTGTATTTTTGTTGAAGTATGTcagagaggatgatgaagaaAATTAATCTAAAAATGTACTGTGCTTAATGATACCTACATACTGAATTCAAACGGTAACAACATTCTGCACGGTCAGATTCCCAGTGATCGAGTCTGTAGTGTCCTTATGTCTGCTTTTTCCTTCTTCtgtcagtgtgttggtgtgcatgtTTATTCATTGCATTTTAATGACAGCAGAACTATTCgtgctcagtcggcagagcctgatggatgACCCCTCCaaaaagaggaggtggagaaactGGGAAAGACAGAGTGTATGACTGGTGTGTCCTAGAAAGGAATCTCCTTCTCTGGGAAGTTCGACCAAAACGCAGTACCCTGACTTAGCTGGAACTCCTTCTCTGACTACTGTCTGATGATGAttggcagaagaggaggagaatttGCATTATTGACTCAAGGTTGTAGTGTGAATGCCagttatgtttctgtgtgttgtgtgtgaatgtgtgatagACTGGTGTTCATAACTTGAGTACCTTGTTATCTTGTGCCAATTCCAATAAACTAGAGGTCTCTTTCTTTGTAATGGCCATCAACAACTCCAAAAAAAACTATGTATACGAGTTGCAGTGAAAAGACATTGTTGACATTTACATCATCTAAAAGTATATGCTACTATATGAGACATTCATAAATTTTCTGACTCCAATTTAATGAGATTCATGTTACCATCTACTGCTTTGACCATACAAGGACAAACAATAGAACAATACGTTTATGGATATATTTGACCCTTTTGGAATGCACTTGCATTCTAATTCAGGCTCAAAACTAACAATGCTTCTCTCATGCACGAAGAAACAGCGCTGTGGTCAGCAGTATTTATACAGCTGTTGCACGCACTTCCAATTTATATCATGGAACAAATGCTACCTATTTTCAGGCAATCTTCCAATTTAAATCTTCAATTTCCTCTGCATATATAGCTGTACCAGAGAATGTGTAACCATTAGTGGTGATTGCAGGGGCCAAACAGCCAATAGAAGTGTAATATCCAAAGGGGAAGATTACATTTGATACATGTGTGTGGAATTAACTTCTCGTTGAGCCAAAGCAGGTTCGGGCATCCATTTTGTTTGTGCTTGCATGGAGGAAGACCACTGAATGGCCTGTTTAGCCTCCCAGCAAGCAATGAATTAACACTCCATTAACACATTGGTACAGTAACACGAGGCATCTGTAGGCTCTGTAGGCTGGCAACACATCATCTCAGGACAGGCGTCTTTAGATCACTTTGGCAGTTTACTGGAACAATAACCTATAAAACACCACTGTcctacaacacaggtcaaacGAGGTCTGGAAAGAAAGCAACATAAGAAATAAGCCTCTCAAGTTACTCCTTAGGGTCGCAGTGCTTCCAGCAACCATGTCACTCTCTACAAGAAAAGAATGTCAAGTTCCCTTTTATGGCAAGGGAGGAAGTGAGATGGGGGAAGGCGGAGAGGCAGGGGGCCTGGGTTGGAACCGAGGAAGATGTTTGTGTGACCTGCGCTGGGTCTGGGCCACATGGGGACGTCACTAGGGTTCTCCAGAAACGTTCCTGAGCTGCCGCGCGGAAAACactgagggaggggtgtgtgtggggatccgCCAAAGCAGCCGGTTCTCCAGTTCCATCATTTTGATAAACCACTAGGATTAGCTAAAACAGCATTGTGAAAAGTAAAGAATATTATGGATATTATGCCAAAATACTTCATTCAACATCTGTGAATATGATTTATTATATTGTTAATATAAAGTAAACTTATTTTGACAAACACCCAATAATGCATTACATTTGTAAATTTGTAACAGGTAAAACAATTTCACTCATCTACTCATTAATGAGCGAAGCCGGTTCAGGCATGGCAGTCGGGCAGCGAGCGCGcgtcatatcacccatcgccgtgttcttagcccataggcttagctcgataggcggcgctataaagtcgcacacatgcacgcacacgcgtcctcgattaactttgtgttctgcgctgctgccacccaccaccatccccttctcccccatgtggtcTATCTGTTCTCCCtgtgggggatttaactcgttgctccctgcctatgtcatgcatgctgcagtgaaggcagggagcgcttccccatgtacatccattccgccaatgttaaaccatttgacgtgtatgaataaatggtgaaatcaatcacgtgagtgtcttgactgaactaataatcactgtcaaacacacacctgacttAAATTGAAAATGATTGATTGGAAAACTTTGTGGAAGATGGAATAATTCCAAAGACACAGTACACAGAAACATTGCTCTGATAAATACATTGTACAACCTATTAGTCTTGGCAGTAGGCTAGTGGATGCATACTGTTGTAGAACTTTGCCTTATACAACAGCAGTGCATTGCAGTGAGGCTGCAGTTTGTGAGTTTGTAGGTTTTGGACACTACTAATTAGACTACAAATAATATCTAGTTACATGCTTTTGAGCTCTGGCATAACATGTATGTTGTATGTACATAAAGGGATAAACTTTACAAGAAAAGATGTGAACTGTAATTGAATAATATGGTTCAGTTTTCCCCAATGTGTTTTTTACCAGCACTTGGATCTGACATACAAGGCAAATGATGTATGTTTTTTCATCGTTAAGTGTTTAGTGCTGCTGCCCCCATGTGATGGAATAACCAAATCATCCCAGTCCATTCATGGCCCTTACACATATCATGCAAAAATAATGGAAATGACAGACTCCTATTAATAAACTACAAAatagataaaaaataaattataaaaGTGTGTCAATaacaactttatttatataacGACTTAAATACATTCATACACATACAattattgtacaaaaaaagaaagtcAAAATTGACTATAAAACAAAAGCAGATCGATAAAgtcaaccaactttaaacacaaGCAAATCTCTGCTCACTGATGACGATCAACTTGCAAACAGACACTTAAGGAATGTATAAGGAGCTCAGTCTGTTCCCTGATTTGGCAACATACCACTAAGGCTTTCATCACAAGTCCAGGCCATTTCCTTTCCAGAAGAAAATGTGTCTTCTTCCACACTGCAGCGATGACAACCTGAGAAGGAGAAATGGTATCTCTTTCACCCAATTTCTGACTGCATGATCACAGCCATCAACATTTTGGGTTTGGCAAAAATCAAGGCCCAAATTTCCCTTTTCTCTCACCCGCTGTGTTAGAAGTCAGAGGCTCCAGGGAGCGAGTTGGCTTCTCTGGTTCCACTCGGAGCAGACGAACTCCTGAGGAACAGTTTCGGTCCACTGTCACCACTGCTGTTCAGGAAGTGGGACAGCAAGCCATAGAGAAGTGGCCTAGAAATATAAATTGCATCTCAGAACCAGGACAAAGAGAACAAAGATGTATATATGaatatatgtgcaatattaagTGGTCTCCACATTAAGCCTTAGAAAAGCTTACACAGATTTTGAACTAGGATCCTCCACAACCTTTAGCTCGTTCGCCATGAACTCTCTGTCCAGTGGAACTTCAGGTTGGCCTGATTCTGTGAATAGAATACATATAACTTGTAATCGTTTCAATGAGAGCTCACAAGCTTAACAATACAACCAACATAGGCATATTTGACCTATGTCCTCCTCTGACTTGCCACAGCTAGACAAACGGAAGTCGGTGAAGGCAAGTATCGGTCTCTCACCCGCGGTCAACACCGACGCTGTGTATCTGTACTTGTTGAATTCCAGGTACTCGCGGATGAGCTCGTTTATAAGCAAGTTCTCGTGCGACAGCGCGGGACGGGGTTCGCTCTGGTCATCAAGCGCGTTGAACACTTCAGCCCTGATGCGAGCCTTCAACTGCCCCAAGACTCCTCGAGACTCCAGGGTCTCTCTTAACGCTTGAAGTAAAGACGTTCATCACAAGGGTAAGAAATGTGGCAACACTAGAAGATTTTGGACATAAAATAACCATTAATGGCTACTCAACGGGTTCATACTGTAGTGTATCATTGTTAGATAAGCTAACCAAACAGCGCAGCTAACATAGCAAACTATGTCACTTCGTGACAAACTTTATATTATGAGGTAGGTACTGTAGCTAGTCATTTTAAGCATAGCCATATATATCGCCGCTAGCTTTGAATAAGTTAAACAGCTATTAAAACGATATAGTTTTGTGCTTGTACTGTTTTAAAAGTGAAACATGTCAGGGGTCTTACCGCATTTCAGTTCTGTTATGGTCGCCATTGCAACAGGTGTAAACAAATGAAATGACGTTTACTTTTCCTTGAGTTCAAAGGGGAAAACTGACGACACGAGTTAACAtctgctgccatctagtggtgtaACTGTGAAGCTACAGTTCCACGGTGAAGCAATCCTTTTAGTTTCATGATGGTGTCTAAATATCTCCCCTAAACTGAAGTCACATGAAATCACTTGGCGTTCAGATGTCTACAATCTGGAATCATCCAGCATTTTATAATTCACCCCAAAGCGTATATATTATCAAGACTTGTTATGGAAAGTCTGTAATATGGAGTGTCGAGAATAATTTCCAGATTCCTTGGTTATAAAGTGCAATCACGCATAACTGTATGGCCACTTATAAGAGCATTGCTGTACAAGGTACCATTTAAATCAGTATTTCTAACAAATGTTTTATTGTATCCAGCATAACGTATTTTACAGACATtgcatcaatcaatcaataatgAACAGATTGAATATAAAAGTATAAATATAATACAATCTTTAGATTTTGAAGGccacttacattacattatacATACATATAGTATAGCTTCTTAGCATACTGTCTAAACCAGTAAGACAAAAATACAATAAGGTCACTTCTCTTGGAAAATCCATGTGGATCTCTAGAAAATGCATATAGTCAACAAGGAGACATTTTCTACACAGCCTGTAATAGCCTAACACAAATTATCAAAAATAACACATCTATAAGGAGATAAACTCTTACTTCAGAACCTAAAATAATGTAGTtttcagtttgtttgtgtgttggtgagcGGCTGGCAAGCAGATGGAAGCAGATGGAAGTCCTGGATTCATCACTGCTGCTTTGTATTGGTATCCCCTTCATTCGTGTTGGGTTTCCCACAAGCAGCTTTGGAAAGGTCAGGTTGCATATTGGTCGATAATTTTCTATCGTCCGTTATAAATGTGTTTACTTTGACTGAAATAAACAAACGCCGCAACATAGTTGGACGCTTGCTAGCACCTTGGCCTCATCAACAGTTTTCTTCTTTTCCCCAACTCATAAAACATTAAATGACTAGTGAGGGCTAGACGGCGAAAGCACTCCTTCccccagttttttttttggaggggggggtagtTATTGTCTAAGAAACTAGTCATCTTTCTGAGGCTGAGGTCGCTTGAGGTGAATACAAATTCAATGATTCTATTTTGTTCTGTAGGTTTATGTTTTCTGTGTGGAATAACCATGAATATAGTTGTTGCATTTGGCCTGAGACTTCTACATTGACAAATGTACAGTACCATGTTCTTCATAATAATTACTTCATTTAAAGTAGCAGATCCTGACAGAACAACTGGGTTCACATTCAGAGAGTGAAAAGTCCTTTCTTTTGATTCCTTGGCACTTTTTCCATCCCTAAGTACCCTTTCAAAAAAATATGACACTCTACACTCCTCTACTGTACGTAAACTATTTACAACATgcatcacaaaaaaaaaaaatccaaccaTCTAAAAACTCTAATAGTCCAAGAACAGCACTTGCAATAACAGTCATTTAACAAGACCTTACTTTCTGTGACCAGAAACGTCACTTCCGGGTCACCTTTCCAAAAAGCAATGCCCTTAAGTAATAGTTCGAGCTGCCTTGATTAGAGCATTAAATGGCCAATTCTCTACCTGATTAGATTTGAGAGTGGACCAGGGTACTTTGTGTACGTTTTCCCTAGCCACAGAGAGACCCTTGGTGGAGCTTGGGGAGCCTAGACCAGCCCAGCCTCCCTGCA contains:
- the cep20 gene encoding lisH domain-containing protein FOPNL, with translation MATITELKCALRETLESRGVLGQLKARIRAEVFNALDDQSEPRPALSHENLLINELIREYLEFNKYRYTASVLTAESGQPEVPLDREFMANELKVVEDPSSKSVPLLYGLLSHFLNSSGDSGPKLFLRSSSAPSGTREANSLPGASDF